The window TCGTTTCCCGAGGAGCTGACGCGCGACCAGATGCTGCGCCTGGCCCGCAACTGGAACACCGAGCCGCAGACGATTGCGCGCGTGAACTTCGACTCGGTGATCGCGACCCTGCCGATCGGCGACATCCCGCGACGCATCGGCTCGGCGCCGAGTGACCTCGACGACTTCATGACCTGGCCGATGAACGACCCGCGCTGGAAGACGATCGAGTTCGGGAACGAGGGCGACCGGAACCATGCACCGGCGTTGTACATCAACTCGTGGTACGACGTCTCGACTGGGCCAAACATGGCCATGTTCGAGTACCAGTCGCGGAATGCCGCCTCACCGCAGGCGCGGGACAACACCTTCATGATCATCGCGCCGACGGGACACTGCCAGATGGGGCGTGTAGAGACGGAGCACACGGTCGTCGGCGAGCGCGACATGGGCGATGCGCGATTCGACTACACCGCGTTCATGGTCAAGTGGTACGACCGCTGGCTCAAGGGGATCGACAACGGCGTCGAGCGTGAGCCGCGGGTGCGCGTGTACAACATGGGAGCAAACCAGTGGCGCACGTACTCGAAGTGGCCCCCGCGTGAGGCGACGCCGATGACGTATTACCTGGACAGCGACGGGACGGCCAACACGTCCAAGGGGAACGGACGCCTGGTGCTCAAGGCGCCCAAGGCGATGGTGCGGGACACCTTCACCTACGACCCGCTGAAGCCGACGCCGAGCGCCGGGGGTCAGGTGTGTTGCTTCAACGCGGCGCAGGCGGGTGCCTTTGACCAGTCGGCGATGCAGTCACGCGCCGACGTGCTGGTGTACACCTCGGACGTGCTCACCGCGCCGGTGGACGTGACCGGGCCGGTGCAGGTGACACTGTATGTGTCGTCCGACGTGAAGGACACGGACCTGATGGTGCGGCTGGTCGACGTGCAGCCGGACGGGAAGGCCTGGAACCTCGATGAGCAGGCGCTGCGGTTGCGATGGCGTGAGGGGTGGGACGCGCCGGTGATGATGGAAGCGGGGAAGGTGTACCAGGTGAAGCTGCCCCCGCTGGTCACCAGCAACACGTTCAAGGCGGGGCACCGCATTCGCGTCTCGATCGCAAGCAGTTCGTTCCCGGTGTACGAGCGGAACCTGAACACGGGCGGCCCGAACTACAACGAGAAGGATCCGGTGGTCGCGCACACGTCGATCCACCATGGGCCGCAGCAGCCGTCGTCGATCACGCTGACGGTGGTGCCGGCGAAACGCTAGAGGAGGACAGCGACTCCTCGGAGGGCAGCGGCGACGGCGGGCACGTCGCCGCGGAGCGAGAGGTCGAGGACGCCGCCCGCGAACGGAACGACGGTGAACGGCTCGCCGAGCTCCTCGCGGGCGATCCGCACCGCGTCCTGCAGTTCCAGTTCGCCGCGCACGGAAGGACGCACGCGACGGCAGGCCTCGAAGATCGCCGGCGTGAACGACCAGAGGTTCATGCTCACGAGCGCGTGCGGCACCAGGCGCTGGTAGGTGGCCTCGTCGGGCTTCTCGACGATCTCCGCCAGGTGCAGGTGGTCACCGACGTCCGCGGTGGTCACCAGGGCAAAGGCGCGCACCCGTTCCGCCGGGATGTTGCTGTCGCGTACGAGCGCCGCGGCGTCGAACCCCACGAGGCCGGCGCCGCCAACGGCTGCAAGCCGGCGATAGGCTTCGACGGGGTAGTAGTTGTCGGCATTGAGG is drawn from Gemmatimonadota bacterium and contains these coding sequences:
- a CDS encoding NTP transferase domain-containing protein; its protein translation is MTTTHKAVIMARGLGSRMRRADDAAPLDDAQARAADAGMKAMIPIDRPFLDYVISALADAGITEVCLVIGPEHQSIRDHYAHGLTRVRVHFAVQAEPKGTADAVAAAEAFAGDDTCLVLNADNYYPVEAYRRLAAVGGAGLVGFDAAALVRDSNIPAERVRAFALVTTADVGDHLHLAEIVEKPDEATYQRLVPHALVSMNLWSFTPAIFEACRRVRPSVRGELELQDAVRIAREELGEPFTVVPFAGGVLDLSLRGDVPAVAAALRGVAVLL
- a CDS encoding CocE/NonD family hydrolase; amino-acid sequence: MPSRRLYHVAASLILLAAPGLVAGQGRPDELSRYFATQVDREELVRIPMRDGKRLNASLFFPKARARQDLPTILTFFPYQINPVSAENRAFLENGYALAYVNVRGRYFSEGTYTYLGGSGPDSYDTINWLSRQPWSNGKVGALGCSSSAEEQHRMNAMGHPAFAAAVPRASGAGIGRMGPYNEMGNHYRGGVFQNLWYSWYHGSGYKFKPSFPEELTRDQMLRLARNWNTEPQTIARVNFDSVIATLPIGDIPRRIGSAPSDLDDFMTWPMNDPRWKTIEFGNEGDRNHAPALYINSWYDVSTGPNMAMFEYQSRNAASPQARDNTFMIIAPTGHCQMGRVETEHTVVGERDMGDARFDYTAFMVKWYDRWLKGIDNGVEREPRVRVYNMGANQWRTYSKWPPREATPMTYYLDSDGTANTSKGNGRLVLKAPKAMVRDTFTYDPLKPTPSAGGQVCCFNAAQAGAFDQSAMQSRADVLVYTSDVLTAPVDVTGPVQVTLYVSSDVKDTDLMVRLVDVQPDGKAWNLDEQALRLRWREGWDAPVMMEAGKVYQVKLPPLVTSNTFKAGHRIRVSIASSSFPVYERNLNTGGPNYNEKDPVVAHTSIHHGPQQPSSITLTVVPAKR